The genomic stretch GGCACGGGAATTAAGGCTGGCAACATTGCCCTCGAAGTTATCAATATTGACCAGATCGTTGACTTCAAACGGGTTACGCACACTCAGCAAAATACTGGCGATGTAGTTTTCTACTGTGTCGCGCACGGCAAAACCAACCGCCAAACCGACGATCCCCGCAGCACCCAGAATCGTACCCAGCAAAGCGGTGGCATCCAACAGGCTCAAGGCCAATACCAACCCGAGCATGATAAACACCAGATGAGTGATCTGCCCCAGCAGGTTGGCAATGAAAGCGTTCGGGCTGATGCGCCGAAACAGGTTTTGCCGACGCGAAATCCAGCCACCCAGCATCCAAAACAACAGGAACACCAGCAAACCCAACAGGAACAGCGGCAAGGCAGCAATCGTCTGCTTTCCCATGACCAGCAACTTGTCCCAAGTATTTTGCAGGCGTTTACTCATGCTGCGGTTGATGACCAGATCATTTTGAACCTCCACCACGCCTTCTACTTGCTTGGCAAACTGCAAGGCTTTGGTTTCAGAAGCGCTGGAATCCACTTCACCGCCCAAGGTGACAACGCCATTATTGACGCTGATGCTGACGGTTTTCAGAGCATCCAGCTCAGCGAAGATGCTTTGTAAGCGTTCACGTATTTTTTTATCGCCCTGCACGGAACTACCAGTCGCAATGACCTTGCTGGTATCCGCTGCTGTTTCAGCCGCTTTACCGCCCAACAAATCCGTCAGTTGATCGGCGTACAGGTTGGTGCTGAACAGCGACAGGGCAAGCAGCAGTACGCTCATGAATGTTCGTATACTCATGTCGCTTACTCTCCACAGCGGTAATTGCAGGTTTTTCAGGCTGCTGGTTTGCATAAAAGTCCTTTCGCGTTTTTAGTGTTAGAGCCGTTTCAACAAATTCAAGGCCAGTGGCAACAAGCCCGGCGGCAAATGATTCTTGCCCAAACGCTTCCACAACAATCCGGCAAAAAATGCCGCGCCTGCCAGTGATAGGCACGCCACCCCAATAACAAACAGGGTCAGGGGTGGCGACCAATGGGTGATCAAAAGCTGGTAAAGCGCCAGCATGAACAGCGGGCTTGCATGGTTTACCGGCTACTTGC from Thiothrix litoralis encodes the following:
- a CDS encoding mechanosensitive ion channel domain-containing protein, with the protein product MSIRTFMSVLLLALSLFSTNLYADQLTDLLGGKAAETAADTSKVIATGSSVQGDKKIRERLQSIFAELDALKTVSISVNNGVVTLGGEVDSSASETKALQFAKQVEGVVEVQNDLVINRSMSKRLQNTWDKLLVMGKQTIAALPLFLLGLLVFLLFWMLGGWISRRQNLFRRISPNAFIANLLGQITHLVFIMLGLVLALSLLDATALLGTILGAAGIVGLAVGFAVRDTVENYIASILLSVRNPFEVNDLVNIDNFEGNVASLNSRATVLISPDGNHIRIPNATVFKAIITNFTRNPERRFQFDVGVDTDQNLLTAQTLAMETLQAMPGVMPEPKPAALIEALGDSNVQLRIFGWVDQRQNNFGKVRSEAIRGVKQAFDQAGIVMPEPIYNLRINQQSETPPSATPTSASVEDRSEAQDVSADRTIEDKVLSEQTSGDSENLLTPNAPKE